A stretch of Candidatus Omnitrophota bacterium DNA encodes these proteins:
- a CDS encoding helix-turn-helix transcriptional regulator, whose amino-acid sequence MSEKMELMHGSGNIYRDFNRPDADVRQTKALLAAAIIDVLETQNLSARKAARLTGIDHSEFVRIRKPDLKRFTIDRLIAILNKLDRKVDITIAVEARSQNNREASAPA is encoded by the coding sequence ATGTCCGAAAAAATGGAATTAATGCACGGCAGCGGGAATATTTATCGGGATTTCAATCGGCCCGATGCGGATGTTCGTCAAACCAAAGCGCTTCTAGCCGCAGCGATCATAGACGTTTTGGAAACGCAAAACCTTTCCGCAAGAAAGGCCGCTAGATTAACGGGGATCGATCATAGCGAGTTTGTTCGTATACGCAAGCCGGATCTCAAGCGATTCACGATCGATCGGCTAATTGCAATCCTGAACAAGTTGGATCGGAAAGTCGACATAACCATCGCGGTAGAAGCGCGTTCGCAAAATAATCGTGAGGCATCGGCGCCTGCATAA
- a CDS encoding NAD(P)H-dependent oxidoreductase, whose translation MKISIILGHPQKGSFNHAIAETVRDTLHRNGHEIFFHDLYEEHFDPLTTGEEISDGAELAPFIRRHCDEIAQAEGIVLVHPNWWGQPPAILKGWVDRVLRQGVAYRFLEGDGGEGIPVGLLRAQSALVFNTANTPEERENQVFGDPLENLWKTCIFDLCGVKNFYRKMYRVVVTSALEERQTWLADVQAIVNAHYPPCRKQNDK comes from the coding sequence ATGAAAATATCGATCATTTTGGGGCATCCCCAAAAAGGAAGTTTCAACCACGCCATCGCGGAAACCGTTAGGGATACGTTGCATCGGAACGGCCACGAGATTTTTTTCCATGATCTTTACGAGGAACATTTCGATCCGTTGACAACTGGCGAGGAAATTTCCGACGGCGCGGAACTGGCCCCTTTTATCCGGCGTCATTGCGACGAGATCGCCCAGGCGGAAGGCATCGTCCTGGTTCATCCGAATTGGTGGGGGCAGCCTCCGGCCATTCTCAAAGGGTGGGTGGATCGGGTACTGCGTCAGGGCGTCGCTTATCGATTTCTGGAAGGAGACGGCGGCGAAGGAATCCCCGTTGGTTTATTGCGGGCGCAATCCGCCTTGGTTTTCAATACGGCCAATACGCCCGAAGAACGCGAAAACCAAGTCTTCGGCGATCCGTTGGAGAATCTTTGGAAAACCTGCATCTTCGACCTTTGCGGAGTGAAGAACTTTTATCGCAAGATGTATCGAGTCGTCGTAACGAGCGCCTTGGAAGAACGCCAAACCTGGTTGGCGGACGTCCAGGCGATCGTCAACGCCCATTATCCTCCTTGCCGAAAACAAAACGATAAGTAG
- the rplI gene encoding 50S ribosomal protein L9, whose translation MEVILTESMPNLGDAGEIVKVKGGYARNFLIPNGLAYATSSANATKIAHQKRLLTDRKNRRLKTEHDLARRLSEISVQIPVRVGEEDRIFGTVTNQNIAEALKSKGYDVDRRKIILDDPIRALGVYTVPVRFSGDTTAQLKVWVIKEEK comes from the coding sequence ATGGAAGTCATATTGACCGAAAGCATGCCTAATCTAGGCGATGCGGGCGAAATCGTGAAAGTGAAGGGGGGATACGCCCGCAACTTCCTCATTCCCAATGGCTTGGCTTATGCTACCTCCAGCGCCAACGCCACGAAGATCGCCCATCAAAAGCGCCTTTTGACGGATCGAAAGAACCGCCGTCTCAAAACCGAACATGATTTGGCCCGGCGCTTGTCCGAAATTTCCGTGCAAATTCCCGTCCGCGTCGGCGAAGAAGACCGCATCTTCGGAACCGTCACCAATCAAAATATCGCCGAGGCGCTAAAAAGCAAAGGCTACGATGTGGACCGGCGGAAGATTATTCTCGACGACCCCATCCGCGCATTGGGCGTCTATACCGTTCCAGTCCGGTTTTCCGGAGATACGACGGCCCAACTCAAAGTCTGGGTTATTAAAGAAGAGAAATAA